The Leptolyngbya sp. 'hensonii' genomic sequence AAGATGTTAATTCAGGAAACGATTTAACCGTTGGTGGTCTGACGCTTCCGCTTAATCGCGCCAGCGCCCAGGGCACCGATCGCCAGCAGACCAGCCACAGTAGCAGGCTCAGGGACAGGAGCCGCAAAGTTGCTAATCACAACATTGGCTGCACCCAGAATATTATCCGTCGTGTTCACTGCAAAACCGAAGGTATCACCCTGCAAAACCGCAAAGCTAAAATTGCCCGTTTGAGGAGTCTTTAGACCATTCGAAGTTAGCTGTGTGAAGGTTCCATTCAGAATATAGCCAAATGGATCGAAAGAACTACCGTCAACATCATTGGTTGTGTAGTCCCAGTTAAAGCTGACCAGGCCGCTTGCCTTGGCTGCTGTGGTGTAAGCAGTCTGTCCAAAACCACTACCTCCGTTATTGCCACCAGTTAGGGAAATACTGCCGGGAACACCACTGGTATTGACAAAACCGTTGGTGTTGGTATTGGTCAACGTCCACTCCGAAGGAGCATATTCGCCAGAGAAGCCAGCAGCCATGGCGGAACTGCCTAGTAGACCAACCGTAACCA encodes the following:
- a CDS encoding PEP-CTERM sorting domain-containing protein, which codes for MTSMLQKFSLAVAGSVVTVGLLGSSAMAAGFSGEYAPSEWTLTNTNTNGFVNTSGVPGSISLTGGNNGGSGFGQTAYTTAAKASGLVSFNWDYTTNDVDGSSFDPFGYILNGTFTQLTSNGLKTPQTGNFSFAVLQGDTFGFAVNTTDNILGAANVVISNFAAPVPEPATVAGLLAIGALGAGAIKRKRQTTNG